AAACAGGCTGCAGAGAGTGCTGGGGTCAGCTATACACACTATAGCTGCGACCTTTCTTCTGCACAACAGGTTCAAAGCGTCTTCGCGCAAATCTGTGATGATGTTTTTCAACATGCGGAAAATGTGTATGTAATCAATAATGCTGGAGTGATTGAACCGATTGATGTAACCGGAGAATTAGATCCTGTTTTAGTTCAGAGAAATATCCAGGTTAATTTGTCGTCACCGATCCTGATCAGTAATTTATTTTTACAAAAAGCGAAGGAAACCGGGTCCAGAGTCATCATCGCAAATGTGACCTCCGGTGCAGGCGAGCGGCCGATCCAGGGCTGGAGCATTTATTGCAGCACAAAGGCCGCTGTGAATATGTTCACGATGACAACAGGCCTTGAGCTTCAGAATAGCGGAAGCAGCAGCAAGGTCATTGCCTTCAGCCCAGGAATCATGGATACTGACATGCAGGTGACAATCCGTTCTTCATCGGAGGAGGCATTCGCCGATGTGAATACCTTCAGGAACTACAAAGAAAGCGGCAGTCTCCGCAGTCCCGATACTGTTGCAAGTGCGCTTGTCAAACTTGTATTGGCTGATCACCTCGATAACGGGAAGATCTATAATGTGAATAATTTATTATGATCAGGCTGTTTTCGTAAACTATCAATGGAAAACCGCCTGATGAACAAAGGCGAAGGTCTCCTCCTCCGCCTTTTTTTCATTCTGCTCTGTTTCTCGATACTTTTTTAGTATCATGAGAATAAGACTGACCAGGAGAGTGGCATACATGGATCGGATTTCTTTTAAGATCGGGACAGTTTTTTTCATAACAATCCTGCTGGTCGAAGGTGTTCTATTTTACTACCTTCATTCTTCTATCATCCATTCAAGGATTGACGAGGAACTGGCTTCCCTGCAGACGCGGGGCAATAATCATCGTGATATTCTTGAAACCTCCTATAGCCAGGAAACCATCCACCATATCACGGCAATGGAGTCCAAGACAGACACCCATGTGATTATCACTGACCAAACAGGCGAAGTCGTATCTTCTTCGGTTCCAACCGATCATTCAATGCAAGAAATCATCACAGGTACGCCAGAAGATGTTCCGCGGGCTGGCTTGGTCTTGGAAAATGACTGGAAGGATAAGCAATATATAGCGTCTGTCAGCCCTTTGGAGAACAGCGGGGCAGTTTATATGTTCAAGAACACCGAGCGTGTCCAGAGCCTGATTGCCAAACTGAATAAGCACTTCTGGCTTGCCGGAATCCTCTTGTTGACTTCAATGGCGGTGATTATCCTTTTCCTGTCCAGGTTTATCACCAAGCCTGTCATCAAAATGAATGAAGCGACTTCAAAGATCCGTCAGGGCGACTATTCTGTTACTCTTCCCCGAGGCGGCAAAGATGAATTGGGCGAGCTTGCAGAGTCGATTCAGGTACTGGCTGATGACCTTAACCATATGAAAAGGCAGCGCAATGAGTTCCTCGCGAGCATTTCCCATGAATTAAGGACACCCCTTACTTATATAAAAGGATATGCAGACATCGCGGCAAAAGCAGGAACAACACCTGAGGACAGAAGTCACTATCTGCAAATTATCCATGAAGAGGCAACAAAGCTTTCCGGTCTCGTCAAAGGGTTATTTGACCTTGCAAAAATGGACGAGAACACTTTTACCATCCAAAAAGAAACGGTAGAGCTTTGTGAATTCATGCGTGGAATCCACTCAAGGATGGCACCCTCTTTTAATGAAAAAAATATCGCGCTTAATTTTGTCTGTCATGGGGAAGTCTATATCGAGGCTGACCCGACACGATTTGAACAAATCATAATCAATCTGCTGGACAATGCAAGGAAGTATTCGGAAGCTGGTACTGCGACTTCGATGCAGGTTTTTAAAAAGAGCAGCACAGTTCATATCATCGTGAAGGATGAAGGAAAGGGCATCCCTGAAGAGGACCAGGCCTGGGTTTTTGACCGCTTTTACCGGGTGGACAAATCCCGATCAAAGGCTTTAGGCGGTTCAGGACTCGGACTTGCAATCGTAAAAGAGCTCGTGGAAGCGCACGGCGGAAAAATCACGCTCAGCAGCAAGAATGGCAAGGGCACAACTTTCGAAATTATTATTTGATTGGGTTTTAAAATCCTGAAACATGGAATACATAACTAGAGGGGTGATGTCATTGAAACAAGTTAATTCACTTGTGGAAATTGTTGAAGCTGTAAAGAAAGGCAGCACTGATCATAAAATTTTGCTCAATCAGCACGAAACCTCGCGCTCCGCGGTTACATTGGGTGACGAAGACACAGAATCAGGAACGAGGCTCCACGTAAAAGCCGTGCTGGACAATTCACTCTACTACTCAGAAGTATTCACAGACGACACGCTGTATGAAGAAGCAAACGAACTGATACAGGAACTGAAAAGTCTCGCACAGGTTGAACTAGTGGGCGAGGAAGAGATTGATGTGTTAATCGAAAAGTGATTCAAAGGGCAGCCGCATGCGGACTGCCTTTTTTACATGGAGCTTTCTAATGTTAAAAATTTTTACATATTGCCACCCTTTTGCCGGGAAAACTAGCTTTGTACTCACTTTTAAGGAGGGCTTGCAATGACGAAAAAGTTCAATAAAGGCAGCAAGAATCAAAATTCACCCAAGCTTGGGAATCAGATGGCCGAGTTTTCTGGTGAATTGACGAGCGGCGACAACAGCAAGGGGAACAAGCGCAACAAAGACCAGAGCGATAAAACAGACCGACATCATTAGATTGGCTTTCGCAATGAGAAGCCTCCAAAAGGAAAAGCCGGCATATGAATGCCGGCTTAGTCCATTTCAGTCAGGATGGCTGTCTGGTTATTCAGGTTTGCAGGGTCAATTCCTTTGCTTTTGTTTTCATCGTAAAAAGCATCCTGGAGCTTCATGTTCGCTTCCGCTGTTTCCAGTTGTTCTTTTTCAGAGCCTGGATTGGCAGGCTTTGCGTGTGGATCAATATTTACATACTTGTCCTTATCCATGTTGAATCCCTCCTGATGTTAGTATCAGCCTTTGACTTTACTTTTACCCGAATAATGGCTGAAGTGAACTTGAAAAATCAGGAATTATCTGCGGACAGAGGCTGCCATCCGGACATAAGTATGCCGTTTGCCGCGGACGACGATCGAATAGGCCATGATGTTCTCCGGCAAAGCGATTCCCGCTGCTCCGGCGTCCCCGATATGGTAGAGGTCAGCACCGGCCATTTTGCTGTTCAGCGCGATTAGTTTGATGGTTTGTTCATCCGCCCCCTCCTGGCTTGTACCTGTCGTCAGGATTGCGAGCGCTCCTTTTTGGTGGACGAGATCAACCAGCTTTGCCGTCTTTTCAACCGTAAAACCTGATACTGTGCCTGGAGACGGAATCAGGATAATGTCAGCGCCGGCCTCGACAAAGCTATGCACGGTTTCTTCCGTCATCATCGAGCTTCCCGTCTCACCTGCCACCCCTGCACCATGCATTTTTCCCGCTATGATCAATCCATCAGGACCGAATGCTGTCCGGGCTTTCTCAATCGCCTTCGTTATCTCTGCATTCGTCACGCCTGTTTTGGGATTGCCTGTCAAGCAGACGAAATCAAAGCCAAGCTCCTTCGCTCTTGTTAGGGAAGCATCAGTAGCAATCCTTCCTTCGGGCAGCTGCTGGAGTGCCTCAAGCTTGTCCGCCTGGAGGTCGACAGGCTCAAGGTTCAAGCCAACAGGACGGCCAACCAGCTTTTTTAACTGGGTGATCACTTCCGACGGATCTGCATCCGGCAAACTTTCAATCGCTGGGTTCATCACATCGAAGAAGTTAAGCAATATCAGGTCTGCCCCGAATGCCGCAGCCAGTTCCGCATTCGTCACTGCAGGATAATATGGTGAAAACGCTCCGATCACCTCTGATAAAATCGTCCGTCCCTCCGAAGCAATGATTGCCTTTTTCAAATCCTGTCCTGTCATTTGTTCAAAGTCTGATGCCGTGCAGTCAAGCAGTCGTTTCATGACTATATCCCTCCATTATGTAAGCATCCGTTTTTTAGCTGATTGCTCTAAAACATATCTGTGTAAAAAAGACCTGGCGGTAAAATGCCGCCAAGTCTGCCTAGCTTATTTAAAAGTATAAATTCTTACACTTAGATTAGTGTCTAGCTGCGGCTCCTAACTCCTCGAGACGTTTGTCTAGTGTCGCCTCCGCTTTTCTATTTCCGCTTCATTTCATTTGCCAAAAACTCTACATCTGTTCCAACAATGACTTGAAGGTCTGTTTTATTCAGTTTCAATACGCCTTTTGCACCGAGGCGTTTCAGTTCTGCTTCATTTACTTTTGCCATATCATCGACTTTTAAACGAAGGCGTGTTACGCAATTGTCGAGATCCTTGAGATTGCTTTTGCCTCCTAATGCAGCTAGGTAGTGGTCCGCAAGCTCGGCGTAATTGCCTTTTGAAGAACCGCTTTCCGTAAATTCGCCCTCTACCTCTTCTTCCCGGCCTGGCGTCTTGAGGTCAAGCTTGATGATCAGGAAGTAGAAAATCACGAAATACAGTACGGCGTAAACAAGTCCGACACCAAGCAGCAGCAATGGCTTTTGGGCGATTCCGTAGTTCAGGACATAGTCGATTGCACCGGCTGAGAATCCAAATCCGTGGTGGATATCGAGCATATAGGTAATCGACATTGCTAGACCAGTCAATACGGCATGAATTCCGTAAAGCACAGGTGAAAGGAACATGAACAAGAATTCGATTGGTTCGGTAATCCCTGTCAGGAATGATGTGAAGGCTAATCCGATAAGCGCCCCTGCAGTAGCCTTCTTGCGTTCCTTTTTCGCTGCGGCAATCATCGCGAATGCTGCGGCTGGAAGTCCGAACATCATGACTGGGAAGAAACCGTTCATGAAGATTCCTGCTTTAGGATCGCCTGCGAAGAAACGGTTCAGGTCACCTTTTACAATTTCCCCGGCCGCATTCGTGAATTCACCAAATTCAAACCAGACAAGCGTGTTCAGAACATGGTGAAGACCCATTGGAATCAATAAACGATTCAGGAAACCGAATACTCCTACTCCAACTGCACCAGCGCCAACAATCCATTCACCGACACTATTGATGCCTGTCTGGATTGGCGGCCAAACATAACCGAAAATCCCTGCTAAGACAATCATCACCAATGAAGTGATGATTGGAACGAAACGCTTGCCGCCGAAGAAACCGAGCCAGTCCGGCAGCTTGATATCATGGAAACGGTTGTAGAGCAAACCGGCAATTACCCCTGATAAAATCCCGCCAAGCACCGCCATATTGATTTCTTCATTGACAGCACCTGCACCCTTTGTCAAAACAAAGTAACCAATCGCACCAGCGAGCCCGGCAGCGCCGTGTCCATCCTTCGAGATTCCGACTGCCACACCAATGGCGAATAATAATGCAAGATTGGCAAAAATCGCGTCACCTGCCGCAGAAATAAAAGCAATATCCAATAAGTCCGGCTGCCCAAGACGCAGCAATAACGCAGCTGCAGGTAAAACAGCGATGGGAAGCATCAGCGCCTTCCCGATTCTTTGTAAAAATCCTAGCACCTTCAACACCTCTTCCGTTAAGATTGTAAATGCTTACATTTTTCAAGAACCTTGTAGAAATTTGTAAACATACACCCAGCATAACACTTCGGTTTTCTAAATAACATCCTGAAAATAGACTATTTTCACTATTCCGACTTTAAAAACCGGCGCTCCCTTCTTAAGCTGTCACCCTCACAATCGGACAGGGCTGATAATTATAGCTTATTCGGCTTTTTTTATAAAAATTCCTTTCAACATCGGAGCGCGTTGAAGAAAGAAAAAACCCGCAGGAATGCGGGTTTACATAATTTATAGGGCATTTGCCTTTGTATTTCGTGAGCAGCGGTCCAGCCGTGAATATCTGACAACACCCATGACGGCTCCGGCAATCTCCACTACCTCGCCATTGTTCATCAGAGGCATGAGCGAAATACCATACGTATTTCCGCCAATTTCGATTTCAAAGACGATCTTCTCATTATTTTTCCATACACAGTCATAGTATCTTTCAATTCTCACCGCCTTTTCGGGCAGGAATTCCGCAATCGTCTTGCCATTGATTTCATTCGGGCTGAAGCCAAGGTCATCCAGCAGCCCGCCTCCGACAATGTGGTGGATGAAATCATTTCCCTGCTTTGACAGCTTGAAGATGATACCATAATGACTTTGGATCATCTCCTCGGTCTGTCTCCATATCTTTTCGGAGGGATCCTTCTGGAAGCTGTCGTCCGCGAGTGTCGAGAAGTAGAAGCCTCTCATGATGAAAAAGTAGCCGAGCGCCTTGTATAAATGCCCAGTGAAATTATCGATATCATAAACGCTCTGGTAGATCGTGAACACAAGCTCGGACAGGAAAAGGAATGTGAATGCCAATCCTACGTATAAGTGCTGGCCGTTCTTCCCCTCATTATAAAAGTAAAGCGATATGACAATTGAGATGAAATGAAGGAAACTGACACCGTATTCAATGAGATTTTTCAGGATGGTGGTCCCTTTGCCTTCAATGACAAGCAGCGGCAGGCTTTGTTCATACTTGAAAATCACGAACATCAGGACAGCTATTATCGCCATGCAAATGGCAAGACAGCTCCGCCTGCGATCCGTTAGAAGATTGCGTTCCGGCAGGATGAGGACAAGCACCATCAGCAATGATTCAATGATACGAGCAGAAACCCAGAACCATGTTGCCTTCGCGATCGAGCTCTCAGTAATAAAAAAGGGCATACCATCGAATGTAAGTGTATGCAGTAAATCGAGCGTCCCGACAATGAAGAATAAAAAGCTCAGCATCAGGATTCTTCGCGATTTTGAGAAACCGAATACTTTCCATCCGTATGAAAAAATCGAAAAAGAAACAGCAATACTGAAAAATTCCAAAATCATATGGATGGCCAGATAGTTTTCAGGATTCAAATAGGACGAAAGGTCAGCATGATAGAGATGGATCAGCATCAAAAGCAAGACTGCAGCTACAATATAGACGAGAAACCTTCCCTCCGACATGCTCTTCTCCATTTTACTCACCTGCTTAGGGAGGATATAGTTATCTCTATTATAAGCACGTTCGACTACTCCTGGTCCGCGTACATATAGCTGTTTTGTGAATATTGACAATTCTGTTCAAATACATATATGGGTTTTGCTATTTTTCTTTTATTCGGTAAAGTGGTAGTTAGACAGATTTGAAGGACGTGTAAACATGAAACTGAAAGAACTTTTGCCCCGTTTTAGCGTGCCAGTCTTCAAAGGCATTGCTTTAACACTGGTTCTGGCACTGGCTGCCCGCTTGATTGCAGGCCTCCCTTTCTTCGTGATCATGGGACAGCTTGTCATTGCCATCATGCTGGGAATGATATGGCGGGCGTCTGTCGGAGTGAACAGCGGACTGTTGGAGGGTGCTTCCTATTCCAGCAAAAAACTGCTTCGCCTCGGAATCATCCTGCTTGGATTCAGGCTGAATCTCTATGATATATACAATGCCGGAACGACGGTATTTTTTATCGCATTCGCGAATCTGACCTTTGCTTTGCTGGTCGTCTATTTGCTGAGCCGGCTCTTTAAGGTCGAAAAAAGGCTTGGCATCCTGACTGCCTGCGGCACTGCGATTTGCGGAGCGGCCGCTGTCGTCGCCATCGCACCAGTCATCAAGGCAAACGAAAAAGAGACCGCTGTCGGTGCGGCCAATGTTGCCGTGCTCGGAACGATATTCACCATTCTTTATACCCTGATCTTCTCGTATCTTGACTTGAACGCGCTGAATTATGGTGTATTTGCGGGCGGCACCCTGCACGAAATCGCTCATGTCGTCGCCGCTGCCGATCCGGCTGGACAGGCCGCACTCGACCTTGCCATTATCGTAAAATTGACAAGGGTAGCCTTGCTGGTCCCGGTTGCAATTTTAATAGGTTTCCTGATCCAGAGAAAGGAATCCGGTGACGCCAGTCAAAAAATGACGCTCGCAAACCTTCCGATTCCCTGGTTCATCCTTGGATTCCTGGCAGTGAGTGCATTCAACACTTTAGGTGTTGTCAGCGATGTCGTCGCGTCTGCCATCGTCAGCCTCGCCTATTTGCTGATCGGCATGGCCATGGCTGGGCTCGGTTTGAATGTCGATTTTAAATCGTTCAGGCAAATGGGCGGAAAAGCATTATCGGCAGGACTTGCAGGATCTGTCCTGCTTTCGGTGTTTGGGTATATTTTAGTTAGGGTTTTTGTTTAATAAAATTAGACCATCAGCGATGATGGTTTATTTTTTGAAATATTCGCTGCAGCTTGCGGTGATCTTCCATTATTTTGGAAAAAGTGGAGATTATCGTGTGAATGTGAGTGATACAAGCATGGATGTGAGAGATTATCGTGTGAATCGGAGAGATTATCGTGTGGACCGGAGAGATTCTCGCGTGAATCGGAGTGATTATCGTAAGAATCGGAGAGATTCCAAAAAAATAAAGCGGCGCATCGGCCGCTTTATTGTTATTAATCTACAAAAATCTTCCCAGGATTCAGGATACCGTTCGGGTCGAGGGTTTTCTTGATGGATTTCATGACATTGTAGGCAGCGCCATGCTCAAGTCGCTGGTACTTTGCTTTCCCGAGGCCGACACCGTGTTCTCCGGTGCACGTCCCGCCACGCTTCAGTGCATAGTGGACGATTTCTTCATTGATTCGTTCGCCTTCTTTTACTTCTCCAGGATTCTCCTTGTCTATCAACAGCAGAACGTGATAGTTACCGTCCCCAACATGGCCGACGATTGAGCCTTCAATTGAAGATGCATCAATCAGCTCGCGGGTATGGAGGATGGCTCCCGTCAATTCTGAAACCGGGACACTGACATCTGTCAGCATGATGCTTTTCTTGCCGGCTGTATGTTTATAGGCGTAAAGCAGATTATGCCTTGCTTCCCACAGCTGGTTGCGTGCTTTTGAGTCTGCCTCGAACTGGAAAGTAGAGCATCCGTGATCCTTCAAGATTTCAGTAGCAAACTCCACATCCTGCGCCAGTCCTGCCTCGTTGCCGTGGAATTCCATGAACAGCGTCGTACTTTCCTCGTACTGTGTTTCCATGAATTCATTCACTTTTTTCACCGACTCAGCATCGACGAATTCAATCCGG
The window above is part of the Mesobacillus jeotgali genome. Proteins encoded here:
- the nagE gene encoding N-acetylglucosamine-specific PTS transporter subunit IIBC codes for the protein MLGFLQRIGKALMLPIAVLPAAALLLRLGQPDLLDIAFISAAGDAIFANLALLFAIGVAVGISKDGHGAAGLAGAIGYFVLTKGAGAVNEEINMAVLGGILSGVIAGLLYNRFHDIKLPDWLGFFGGKRFVPIITSLVMIVLAGIFGYVWPPIQTGINSVGEWIVGAGAVGVGVFGFLNRLLIPMGLHHVLNTLVWFEFGEFTNAAGEIVKGDLNRFFAGDPKAGIFMNGFFPVMMFGLPAAAFAMIAAAKKERKKATAGALIGLAFTSFLTGITEPIEFLFMFLSPVLYGIHAVLTGLAMSITYMLDIHHGFGFSAGAIDYVLNYGIAQKPLLLLGVGLVYAVLYFVIFYFLIIKLDLKTPGREEEVEGEFTESGSSKGNYAELADHYLAALGGKSNLKDLDNCVTRLRLKVDDMAKVNEAELKRLGAKGVLKLNKTDLQVIVGTDVEFLANEMKRK
- a CDS encoding haloacid dehalogenase-like hydrolase yields the protein MKRLLDCTASDFEQMTGQDLKKAIIASEGRTILSEVIGAFSPYYPAVTNAELAAAFGADLILLNFFDVMNPAIESLPDADPSEVITQLKKLVGRPVGLNLEPVDLQADKLEALQQLPEGRIATDASLTRAKELGFDFVCLTGNPKTGVTNAEITKAIEKARTAFGPDGLIIAGKMHGAGVAGETGSSMMTEETVHSFVEAGADIILIPSPGTVSGFTVEKTAKLVDLVHQKGALAILTTGTSQEGADEQTIKLIALNSKMAGADLYHIGDAGAAGIALPENIMAYSIVVRGKRHTYVRMAASVRR
- a CDS encoding (S)-benzoin forming benzil reductase, yielding MNYAIVTGASKGLGASAAQRFISEGIPVISVSRNENSALKQAAESAGVSYTHYSCDLSSAQQVQSVFAQICDDVFQHAENVYVINNAGVIEPIDVTGELDPVLVQRNIQVNLSSPILISNLFLQKAKETGSRVIIANVTSGAGERPIQGWSIYCSTKAAVNMFTMTTGLELQNSGSSSKVIAFSPGIMDTDMQVTIRSSSEEAFADVNTFRNYKESGSLRSPDTVASALVKLVLADHLDNGKIYNVNNLL
- a CDS encoding HAMP domain-containing sensor histidine kinase, whose product is MDRISFKIGTVFFITILLVEGVLFYYLHSSIIHSRIDEELASLQTRGNNHRDILETSYSQETIHHITAMESKTDTHVIITDQTGEVVSSSVPTDHSMQEIITGTPEDVPRAGLVLENDWKDKQYIASVSPLENSGAVYMFKNTERVQSLIAKLNKHFWLAGILLLTSMAVIILFLSRFITKPVIKMNEATSKIRQGDYSVTLPRGGKDELGELAESIQVLADDLNHMKRQRNEFLASISHELRTPLTYIKGYADIAAKAGTTPEDRSHYLQIIHEEATKLSGLVKGLFDLAKMDENTFTIQKETVELCEFMRGIHSRMAPSFNEKNIALNFVCHGEVYIEADPTRFEQIIINLLDNARKYSEAGTATSMQVFKKSSTVHIIVKDEGKGIPEEDQAWVFDRFYRVDKSRSKALGGSGLGLAIVKELVEAHGGKITLSSKNGKGTTFEIII
- a CDS encoding MASE3 domain-containing protein, which produces MEKSMSEGRFLVYIVAAVLLLMLIHLYHADLSSYLNPENYLAIHMILEFFSIAVSFSIFSYGWKVFGFSKSRRILMLSFLFFIVGTLDLLHTLTFDGMPFFITESSIAKATWFWVSARIIESLLMVLVLILPERNLLTDRRRSCLAICMAIIAVLMFVIFKYEQSLPLLVIEGKGTTILKNLIEYGVSFLHFISIVISLYFYNEGKNGQHLYVGLAFTFLFLSELVFTIYQSVYDIDNFTGHLYKALGYFFIMRGFYFSTLADDSFQKDPSEKIWRQTEEMIQSHYGIIFKLSKQGNDFIHHIVGGGLLDDLGFSPNEINGKTIAEFLPEKAVRIERYYDCVWKNNEKIVFEIEIGGNTYGISLMPLMNNGEVVEIAGAVMGVVRYSRLDRCSRNTKANAL
- a CDS encoding putative sulfate exporter family transporter; translated protein: MKLKELLPRFSVPVFKGIALTLVLALAARLIAGLPFFVIMGQLVIAIMLGMIWRASVGVNSGLLEGASYSSKKLLRLGIILLGFRLNLYDIYNAGTTVFFIAFANLTFALLVVYLLSRLFKVEKRLGILTACGTAICGAAAVVAIAPVIKANEKETAVGAANVAVLGTIFTILYTLIFSYLDLNALNYGVFAGGTLHEIAHVVAAADPAGQAALDLAIIVKLTRVALLVPVAILIGFLIQRKESGDASQKMTLANLPIPWFILGFLAVSAFNTLGVVSDVVASAIVSLAYLLIGMAMAGLGLNVDFKSFRQMGGKALSAGLAGSVLLSVFGYILVRVFV